A DNA window from Gasterosteus aculeatus chromosome 16, fGasAcu3.hap1.1, whole genome shotgun sequence contains the following coding sequences:
- the lonrf2 gene encoding LON peptidase N-terminal domain and RING finger protein 2 has protein sequence METEVRSRRGELLVHRPPGPPGVCSEMLEVAEEANRAGDFNLAVEIYGSMLSDLQQPDRGLCLRKADSLTRAGRISEALDSFCTAASLGKLRPEELPVLVETIARTLREKELGLSNASGTRSGGADGVPDGDGDGAVDEALDLFSCGLCRRLLHEPTTVECGHTFCRSCVEAVEECAHCQQRLSGKDAVPNGHRLDVVLSGLLAKLFAAESQARKLWAEGELLWKNQSPAQALEKYNAAVDLAPSSGRLLCQRAALLMDMRNFSQAVQDGSSLCRMKPLWGEAHCVKASALIGAGQKDEALQELFLCVALKPDWTDVKLQAQKVLSEVFSSVFESEGVPPLLRPLQGGLGLLKPPALLRSLRPLTQKPGSASSQDSEFSGTKSPPADESLCRVSSASPGRSEHGAGESSAKSLAGVLAALPPPPGGLKRKHSGDGAVVAFNPPTKLLRPDEESGVEAASPLGGRSFPAGLLDSGDMECSLCMRLFYEPVATPCGHTFCLKCLERCLDHNSNCPLCKENLSEYLATRGYSKTLLMEEVLQRYLGDELAERKKIHEEEMKELSNLNQEVPIFICTMAFPTITCPLHVFEPRYRLMIRRSMETGTKQFGMCIADELKGFADYGCMLEVRDVKFFPDGRSVVDTIGVSRFKVLSHGQRDGYNTAKIEYLEDKKVEGEELAELLKLHNAVYEQANNWFTSLKDNMKSQILSHFGQLPSQDSDPQASPSGPAWCWWLLAVLPLENRAQLTILAMTSLKDRLIAIRRVLIFVSRRRPR, from the exons ATGGAGACCGAGGTGAGGTCTCGCCGGGGCGAGCTGCTCGTCCACCGGCCGCCCGGCCCCCCGGGGGTCTGCAGCGAAATGCTGGAGGTGGCAGAGGAGGCCAACCGGGCCGGGGACTTTAACCTGGCCGTGGAGATCTACGGCTCCATGCTGTCGGACCTCCAGCAGCCGGACCGGGGCTTGTGTCTGAGGAAGGCCGACTCTCTGACGCGAGCCGGGCGGATCTCCGAGGCGCTGGACTCGTTCTGCACGGCGGCCAGCCTGGGCAAGCTGCGCCCGGAGGAGCTTCCCGTCCTGGTGGAAACCATCGCGCGGACCCTCCGCGAGAAGGAGCTGGGCCTGTCGAACGCGTCCGGGACACGCAGCGGGGGGGCGGACGGCGTCCCGGACGGCGACGGTGACGGCGCGGTGGACGAGGCCCTGGACCTGTTCTCCTGTGGCCTCTGCAGGCGCCTCCTGCACGAGCCCACCACCGTGGAGTGCGGGCACACCTTCTGCAGGAGCTGCGTGGAGGCCGTGGAGGAGTGCGCGCACTGCCAGCAGCGGCTGAGCGGGAAGGACGCGGTGCCGAACGGACACCGGCTGGACGTGGTCCTCAGCGGCCTGCTGGCCAAGCTGTTCGCCGCCGAGAGCCAAGCCCGGAAGCTCTGGGCGGAGGGCGAGCTGCTGTGGAAGAACCAGAGCCCCGCGCAGGCTTTGGAGAAGTACAACGCCGCCGTGGATCTGG CGCCCTCCTCAGGCAGGCTGCTGTGCCAGCGGGCGGCCTTGCTCATGGACATGAGGAACTTCAGTCAGGCCGTGCAGGACGGCAGCAGCTTGTGTCGGATGAAACCTCTGTGGGGCGAG GCTCACTGTGTGAAGGCCTCGGCGCTGATTGGGGCGGGGCAGAAGGACGAGGCCCTGCAGGAGCTCTTCTTGTGTGTGGCGCTGAAGCCCGACTGGACCGATGTGAAGCTGCAAGCCCAgaag GTCCTCAGTGAGGTCTTCTCCTCCGTCTTCGAGAGCGAGGGGGTGCCCCCCCTGCTGCGCCCGCTGCAGGGGGGGCTGGGCCTCCTCAAGCCCCCCGCCCTGCTGAGGAGCCTGAGGCCGCTGACGCAGAAAcccggctccgcctcctcacAG GACTCTGAGTTCAGCGGGACTAAAAGTCCTCCGGCGGACGAGTCCTTGTGCCGAGTGTCCTCGGCGTCTCCCGGTAGATCGGAGCACGGCGCCGGTGAGAGCAGCGCCAAGAGCCTGGCCGGCGTCCTGGCCGCCCTGCCGCCGCCCCCCGGAGGCCTCAAACGGAAGCACAGCGGAGACGGCGCCGTGGTGGccttcaacccccccaccaaGCTGCTCCGACCAG ACGAGGAGAGCGGCGTGGAGGCGGCCTCGCCGCTCGGAGGACGGTCGTTTCCTGCCGGGCTGCTGGACAGTGGAGACATGGAGTGTTCCCTCTGCATGAG GTTGTTCTACGAGCCGGTGGCGACGCCCTGTGGACACACCTTCTGCCTCAAGTGTCTGGAGCGCTGCCTGGACCACAACTCCAACTGCCCTCTGTGCAAGGAGAACCTGTCCGAG TATCTGGCCACTAGAGGCTACAGCAAGACCCTGCTGATGGAGGAAGTGCTCCAGCGTTACCTCGGAGACGAGCTGGCAGAGCGAAAGAAGATCCacgaagaggagatgaaggagctgTCCAA CTTGAACCAGGAAGTTCCCATCTTCATTTGCACCATGGCGTTCCCCACCATCACCTGCCCGCTGCACGTCTTCGAGCCGCGCTACCGCCTCATGATCCGCCGCTCCATGGAGACGGGCACCAAGCAGTTCGGCATGTGCATCGCTGACGAGCTCAAGGGCTTCGCCGACTACGGCTGCAtgctggag GTGCGAGACGTGAAGTTCTTTCCTGACGGTCGCTCGGTGGTCGACACCATCGGCGTGTCGCGTTTCAAGGTCCTCAGCCACGGACAGAGAGACGGCTACAACACCGCCAAGATCGAGTACCTGGAGGACAAGAAG gtggagggggaggagctggcGGAGCTTCTGAAGCTGCACAACGCCGTGTACGAGCAGGCCAACAACTGGTTCACCTCGCTGAAGGACAACATGAAGAGCCAGATCCTCAGCCACTTCGGTCAGCTCCCCAGCCAGGACTCGGACCCCCAG gcCAGTCCCAGTGGTCCGGCCTGGTGCTGGTGGCTGCTCGCCGTCCTCCCGCTGGAGAACCGAGCCCAGCTCACCATCCTGGCCATGACCTCCCTCAAGGACCGCCTCA